In a genomic window of Streptomyces sp. NBC_01142:
- the egtB gene encoding ergothioneine biosynthesis protein EgtB, with product MSEELRRRALDALTAARSRTALLTSCVDDHDLTAQHSPLMSPLVWDLAHIGNQEEQWLLRTVGGREALRPEIDSVYDAFEHPRALRPTLPLLAPAEARVYASDVRGRVLDILDRTPLEGGRLIDSGFAFGMIAQHEQQHDETMLITHQLRRGPAALTAPEPQAGSAQDLPAEVLVPGGPFTMGTSTEPWALDNERPAHQRLVSAYFIDTVPVTCGAYQAFIEDGGYREQRWWAAEGWDQIRQHGISAPLFWQHEGGQWLRRRFGVVEPVPADEPVLHVSWYEADAYARWAGRRLPTEAEWEKAARHDPDAGRSLRYPWGDADPTPSHANLGQRHLRPASAGSYPEGESPLGVRQLIGDVWEWTASDFLPYPGFAAFPYREYSEVFFGSAHKVLRGGSFAVDAVACRGTFRNWDLPVRRQIFSGFRTARDADPQEGS from the coding sequence ATGAGTGAAGAACTACGACGGCGCGCACTCGACGCACTCACCGCCGCCCGCAGCCGCACCGCGCTGCTCACCTCCTGCGTGGACGACCATGATCTGACCGCCCAGCACTCCCCGTTGATGTCTCCGCTGGTCTGGGATCTGGCACACATCGGCAACCAGGAGGAGCAGTGGCTGCTGCGGACGGTGGGCGGGCGTGAGGCGCTGCGGCCCGAGATCGACTCGGTCTACGACGCCTTCGAGCATCCTCGCGCGCTGCGGCCCACGCTTCCGCTGCTCGCCCCGGCCGAGGCGCGCGTCTACGCCTCGGACGTACGGGGCAGAGTCCTCGACATCCTCGACCGCACCCCCCTCGAAGGAGGGCGGCTCATCGATTCCGGCTTCGCCTTCGGGATGATCGCGCAGCACGAACAGCAGCACGACGAGACCATGCTGATCACCCATCAGCTGCGGAGGGGCCCGGCCGCGCTCACCGCTCCCGAGCCTCAGGCGGGCAGCGCTCAGGACCTGCCTGCCGAAGTGCTTGTCCCGGGCGGCCCGTTCACGATGGGTACCTCCACCGAGCCGTGGGCGCTGGACAATGAGCGGCCCGCGCATCAGCGTCTCGTGTCGGCGTACTTCATCGACACCGTGCCGGTGACCTGCGGCGCCTACCAGGCCTTCATCGAGGACGGCGGCTACCGCGAGCAGCGCTGGTGGGCGGCCGAGGGCTGGGACCAGATCCGGCAGCACGGCATCAGTGCGCCGCTGTTCTGGCAGCACGAGGGAGGGCAGTGGCTGCGCCGCCGCTTCGGGGTGGTGGAGCCGGTGCCGGCGGACGAGCCGGTGCTGCATGTGAGCTGGTACGAAGCCGATGCGTACGCCCGCTGGGCGGGGCGGCGGCTGCCCACCGAGGCCGAGTGGGAGAAGGCCGCCCGGCACGATCCGGACGCGGGCCGTTCCCTGCGCTATCCGTGGGGCGACGCCGATCCGACACCGTCGCACGCCAACCTCGGCCAGCGCCATCTGCGGCCCGCTTCGGCCGGCAGCTATCCGGAGGGCGAATCCCCGCTCGGCGTCCGGCAGTTGATCGGTGATGTGTGGGAGTGGACGGCCAGCGACTTCCTGCCGTATCCGGGCTTCGCCGCCTTCCCCTACCGCGAGTACTCCGAGGTCTTCTTCGGCAGCGCGCACAAGGTGCTGCGCGGTGGTTCGTTCGCCGTGGACGCGGTGGCCTGCCGCGGTACCTTCCGCAACTGGGACCTGCCGGTGCGCCGCCAGATCTTCTCCGGTTTCCGCACGGCGAGGGACGCGGACCCGCAGGAGGGATCGTGA